Genomic segment of Streptomyces zhihengii:
GTCAGCGAGGAACCGGCCCCGGCTCCGGCCGCCCGGTCCTCCGCCTCCCGCACCGGCGCGCCCAGCCGCTCCCGCACCCGCGCCACCGCGCCCGGCAGCACCTCGAGGAACCGCTCCACGTCCGCCGCACGCGTCCCGGCCGGCAGCGAGACGCGGACGTTGCCCTCCGACAGCACCCCCATCGCCCGCAGCACATGGCTCGGGGTGAGCGTGCTGCTCGTGCACGAGGAGCCCGAGGAGACGGAGAAGCCCTCCCGGTCCAGTTCGTGCAGCAGGGTCTCCCCGTCGGCATAGAGACAGGAGAACGTCACCAGATGCGGCAGCCGCCGCACCGGGTCGCCGACCACCTCCACGTCCGGCACCAGCTCCGGCACCCGCGCCCTGATCCGGTCGACCAGTTCCCGCAGCCGGGCGTCCTCCGCGGCGGCCTCCGCGCGCACCGCCCGCAGCGAGGCCGCCGCCGCGACCACCGCCGGGATGTTCTCGAACCCGGGGGAGCGCCCCGACTCCCGTTCGCCCGCGGGGCCCTGGGGCGCGAACCGGACCCCTTTGCGCACCGCGAGCAGCCCCACCCCGGGCGGTCCGCCCCATTTGTGCGCGCTCGCCGTCAGCAGGGACCAGCCGTCCGGCACCGCCGCCCACGCCAGCGACTGCGCCGCGTCGACGAGCAGCGGCACGCCCGCCTCCCGGCAGGCGGCGACGGCCCCGGCCACGGGCTGGAGGGTGCCGACCTCGTGGTTGGCGGACTGGAGGCAGGCGAGCGCGGTGTCCTCGCGCAGCGCCGCGGCGAACGCCTCCGCACCGACGGCGCCGTCCCGTCCGACGCCCACCTCGGTGACCGTCCCGCCCCCGGCCCGGAGGGACGCGGCGTGGTGCAGCACGGCGGAGTGCTCCACCGCCGAGACCACCAGATGCCGTCCGACACGCCGACGGCCCGCGAGGGCGCCGGAGATGCCGGCGTGAAGCGCGTGCGTCCCCGAAGGAGTGAAGACGAGTTCGTCGGGGCGGCAGCCGACGGCCTCCGCCGCGGCCTCCCGGGCGGCGTCCAGCAGCAGTCTGGCGCGCCGCCCCTCGCGGTGGAGACGGGCGGGATCGGCCCAGCCCTCGTCGAGCGAGGCCTGGAGGGCCTGGCGTGCGACGGGGTGCAGCGGGACGGATGATGCGGCGTCGAAGTAGGGCACGCCATCACGCTAACGCCGCCGCGGTGCCCAGGTGCCGCAGGGCGGCCGCTCCCGCCCGGGCGGCCCGGGGCGGCCGTCCGGCGCACCCGGGCGCGCCGGACGAGGGGCCGTCAGACCACCCCCGGAGTGGGGCATTCCGGTGGCTTTCCGGACCCCCGCGCCCCCTGCGCCGCCGGGCACGACACCCCTTCGGGGTGTTGGACGGCGCGTTGGGCACCCTCCCCGCGCGACCCCAAATAGCGTCCAGTAGGGTTTGGTCCGCATAAACATCCAAACCCCTGCCCGCGTCAGGGCCGGCGACCGACCAGCGAGACGGCCGCAGCCCGGCCGCGCGGGCCGAGACTCTCGGGAAGGCGCTACGTGAGTCCCAACGGCTCCGACCGCTCGTCGCGGCGCCCGATGCGGCGGAAGCTGCCGCAGGTGCTGACTGCGGGCCTGATCCTGGCTACCGCCTCCGGTTGCTCATACAACTGGGAGGATTTCCCCCGCCTCGGAATGCCCACCCCGGTGACGGAAGAGGCACCGCGGATCCTTTCCCTCTGGCAGGGCTCGTGGGCGGCAGC
This window contains:
- a CDS encoding cysteine desulfurase/sulfurtransferase TusA family protein; the protein is MPYFDAASSVPLHPVARQALQASLDEGWADPARLHREGRRARLLLDAAREAAAEAVGCRPDELVFTPSGTHALHAGISGALAGRRRVGRHLVVSAVEHSAVLHHAASLRAGGGTVTEVGVGRDGAVGAEAFAAALREDTALACLQSANHEVGTLQPVAGAVAACREAGVPLLVDAAQSLAWAAVPDGWSLLTASAHKWGGPPGVGLLAVRKGVRFAPQGPAGERESGRSPGFENIPAVVAAAASLRAVRAEAAAEDARLRELVDRIRARVPELVPDVEVVGDPVRRLPHLVTFSCLYADGETLLHELDREGFSVSSGSSCTSSTLTPSHVLRAMGVLSEGNVRVSLPAGTRAADVERFLEVLPGAVARVRERLGAPVREAEDRAAGAGAGSSLTVDAVGRLCPVPVIELAKVIGDVPVGGTVTVLADDEAARLDIPAWCAMRGQEYVGEPEPGTYVVRRLV